The Ficedula albicollis isolate OC2 unplaced genomic scaffold, FicAlb1.5 N01793, whole genome shotgun sequence genome has a window encoding:
- the LOC101817124 gene encoding synaptojanin-1-like, protein IFRGFLEGKINFAPTYKYDLFSDDYDTSEKCRTPAWTDRILWRRRKWPFDRSAEDLDLLNASFHSDTNVPYTWNPGTLLHYGRAELKTSDHRPVVALIDIDIFEIEAEERQKVYKEVIAMQGPPDGTVMVSIRSSSAEENYFDDNLIDDLLQKFASYGEVILIRFVEDKMWVTFLEGSSALNVMNLNGIEVM, encoded by the exons atttttaggGGATTTCTGGAAGGGAAGATCAACTTTGCCCCCACATACAAATATGATCTGTTCTCTGACGACTACGACACCAGTGAGAAGTGCCGCACGCCGGCGTGGACAGACCGCATCCTCTGGCGGAGACGGAAATGGCCCTTCGACCGATCAG CTGAAGACCTGGATCTGCTGAATGCAAGTTTTCACAGTGACACGAATGTCCCTTATACATGGAATCCTGGCACTTTGTTGCACTATGGAAGAGCAGAACTGAAAACATCTGATCATAG GCCGGTGGTTGCACTGATTGACATTGACATATTTGAAATTGAAGcagaagagagacaaaaagTGTATAAGGAGGTGATTGCAATGCAGGGACCACCTGATGGTACTGTGATGGTCTCCATCAGAAGttcttcagcagaagaaaactatTTTGATGATAACTTGATTGATGATCTTCTTCAAAAATTTGCAAGCTATGGTGAAGTTATACTTATAAG GTTTGTGGAAGACAAGATGTGGGTAACGTTTTTGGAAGGAAGCTCTGCTCTGAATGTTATGAATTTGAATGGTATTGAGGTAATGTAG